The Linepithema humile isolate Giens D197 chromosome 2, Lhum_UNIL_v1.0, whole genome shotgun sequence genome has a segment encoding these proteins:
- the LOC136998269 gene encoding uncharacterized protein, translated as MNEPTQTENNSSKLDNDMKSNQEASKKSYDGKKSWAIVEFESDTEDDLEGFIDLVPTLWISSTNALCWYPMHQHKATIEKLAKKCVAVDTKWKCFSMKMIQEGIEDYNKGMKMLVKVSKNPNLNIHSDLDEKGKGKRMKKPNKRFDDFANIADVTTDADCTLEKKQKNTNILLTYPKLIPSIPELDFNQNKENQRPKRSNSVLPKHDKLKMINLKETDVVKQLSLSKETYFLSHVSNNDKVRQLQCIESRPDSLNRPMEIITHLSHTADHRNRNAPYSNHQGSKMPSKMMHKCAYGSDGKITLESLADAVCFFNNELSSCKITLKKMDRTIDSFMS; from the exons ATGAATGAACCGACgcaaacagaaaataattcttcaaaaCTTGACAATGATATGAAAAGTAATCAAGAAGCATCCAAAAAAAGCTatgatggaaaaaaaagttggGCCATTGTGGAATTTGAGTCAGACACAGAAGATGACCTCGAAGGATTTATAGACCTTGTTCCAACACTGTGGATTTCAAGTACGAATGCGCTATGTTGGTATCCCATGCACCAGCATAAAGCAACAATTGAGAAGTTAGCGAAGAAGTGCGTAGCAGTAGATACAAAATGGAAATGTTTTTCGATGAAAATGATTCAAGAAGGCATTG AAGACTACAATAAGGGTATGAAAATGCTCgttaaagtttcaaaaaatccaaatttgaATATACATTCAGATTTAGATGAAAAAGGAAAGGgcaaaagaatgaaaaagcCAAATAAACGATTCGATGATTTCGCTAATATTGCTGATGTTACTACAGATGCTGATTGTACATtagagaaaaaacaaaaaaacactAACATACTGCTTACGTATCCAAAACTGATCCCAAGCATACcagaattagattttaatcaaaataaggAGAATCAACGCCCAAAACGATCAAATTCCGTTCTTCCAAAACacgataaattgaaaatgattaatttaaagGAAACAGATGTCGTTAAGCAGCTCTCTCTATCGAAGGAAACATATTTTCTCTCCCATGTatctaataatgataaagtGCGGCAACTTCAGTGCATAGAAAGTCGTCCTGATTCTCTAAACAGACCTATGGAAATTATTACTCATCTTTCTCATACTGCTGATCATCGCAATCGAAATGCACCTTATTCAAACCACCAGGGAAGTAAGATGCCTTCAAAAATGATGCATAAATGTGCCTATGGGAGTGACGGAAAGATTACACTAGAATCGCTCGCAGATGCAGTATGCTTTTTCAACa ATGAATTATCGTCATGTAAGATAACGTTGAAAAAAATGGACCGAACTATTGATAGTTTTATGAGTTAG